From the genome of candidate division WOR-3 bacterium, one region includes:
- a CDS encoding T9SS type A sorting domain-containing protein, which produces VQIKYQIGKESDLNLFISDASGRIVKSLFKGKQKPGSYTFTWDDKEISPGIYFCTLATDSFLQTKKIIITK; this is translated from the coding sequence GGTTCAGATTAAATATCAGATAGGTAAAGAATCTGATTTAAACTTATTTATCTCGGATGCGAGCGGACGGATTGTTAAATCCCTATTCAAAGGAAAACAGAAACCGGGAAGTTATACCTTTACTTGGGATGATAAGGAGATTTCTCCCGGGATTTACTTCTGCACCTTGGCCACGGATAGTTTCTTACAGACTAAAAAGATAATTATTACGAAATAA
- a CDS encoding sugar transferase: MRKVLSFLLFLFSDFLFLSLAFFFGFLLRKHLFYRFFLSSYTFPFSVFSTRYYFFLLFLFIFTYEGLYTKIYTPEEELKRIWRGLFIFFLAILGFAFFTRIAGFSRFIIVTSFFFSLILIPLERWVMKSLLFRLRLWGRRLFLTGEGEIVEKVRRELLRDKGVIIGEEKKEGVIIAKKEIKPDDLIPYSPPAIKEIFLFTNEPFLTAYEAGIERIGTLLFIKLKYNLLSPANLFLKRVLEIIFSVIIFLLFSPFFLLIVILVKLTSRGPVFFKQERVGEGGKKFLCWKFRTMREGLVEERKIKGDNFLQLKGYEVGRMRGDEKRLTKIGKFLRRTSLDEFPQFFNLFAGEMSLIGPRPYLPEELAYAGRYYEVITKVKPGITGLWQISGRADLSFEERFLLDEYYVKNWSIWLDLYILLKTFWVVLRGKGAY, encoded by the coding sequence ATGAGGAAAGTCCTCTCCTTTCTCCTCTTTCTTTTTAGCGATTTTCTCTTTTTATCCCTCGCCTTCTTTTTTGGCTTCCTTTTAAGGAAGCATCTCTTCTACCGTTTCTTTTTATCATCCTATACCTTCCCCTTTTCGGTTTTTTCCACCCGTTACTATTTTTTCCTACTTTTTCTCTTCATTTTCACTTATGAAGGTCTCTATACGAAGATTTACACCCCGGAGGAGGAATTAAAAAGAATTTGGCGGGGGCTTTTCATCTTCTTCTTAGCGATTTTGGGTTTTGCCTTTTTCACGAGGATTGCTGGTTTTTCCCGCTTTATCATTGTCACCTCTTTCTTCTTCTCTTTAATCCTTATCCCTCTTGAGCGCTGGGTTATGAAATCCTTACTCTTTCGTCTCCGTCTCTGGGGCAGAAGATTATTTTTAACCGGGGAAGGGGAGATTGTGGAAAAGGTCCGTCGGGAATTATTGAGGGATAAAGGGGTAATAATTGGGGAGGAAAAGAAAGAAGGGGTAATCATCGCCAAAAAGGAGATTAAGCCAGATGATTTAATTCCTTACTCCCCACCGGCAATAAAGGAAATATTTCTCTTCACTAATGAGCCTTTCCTTACCGCCTACGAAGCAGGGATTGAAAGGATAGGCACACTCCTCTTTATTAAATTGAAATATAATCTTCTCTCCCCGGCGAACCTTTTCTTAAAAAGGGTTTTGGAGATTATCTTTTCCGTTATCATCTTTTTACTCTTTTCCCCTTTTTTCCTGCTCATCGTCATTTTGGTGAAATTGACGAGCCGGGGTCCGGTATTTTTTAAGCAGGAGCGAGTGGGAGAGGGGGGAAAGAAGTTTCTCTGCTGGAAGTTCCGGACGATGAGGGAAGGGCTGGTGGAAGAGAGGAAGATAAAAGGCGATAATTTCCTCCAATTGAAGGGATACGAAGTGGGAAGGATGAGAGGCGATGAAAAACGGTTGACCAAAATTGGGAAGTTCCTCCGCCGGACGAGTCTTGATGAGTTTCCCCAATTTTTTAATCTCTTCGCCGGGGAGATGTCTTTAATTGGTCCCCGTCCTTATCTGCCGGAGGAGTTGGCTTATGCCGGCCGGTATTATGAGGTGATAACTAAGGTAAAACCAGGAATTACCGGTCTCTGGCAAATTTCCGGAAGGGCGGATTTGTCATTTGAGGAGAGATTTTTATTGGATGAATATTATGTGAAGAATTGGTCGATCTGGTTAGACTTATATATCCTCTTAAAAACCTTCTGGGTAGTTTTAAGAGGGAAAGGAGCGTATTGA
- the queF gene encoding preQ(1) synthase, whose translation MKRKLYTEEHARAGLKEKLPTIETFPSQFENYEITIEIPEYTSICPRTGLPDFGKITIRYIPNKRCVELRSLKYYILGYRNLGIFYENAVNRILKDFVRACRPKWCQVRGEFNIRGGMRSIIEVEYPRKRRRDEKKG comes from the coding sequence ATGAAAAGAAAACTTTACACGGAAGAACATGCCCGCGCGGGCTTAAAAGAGAAACTGCCAACAATTGAAACCTTCCCTTCCCAATTTGAGAATTATGAGATTACGATTGAGATTCCAGAATATACCTCTATCTGTCCCAGAACCGGTCTTCCCGATTTTGGCAAAATTACGATAAGATATATCCCCAATAAGAGATGTGTTGAACTCCGTTCACTAAAATACTATATCCTCGGCTATCGGAATTTGGGAATATTCTATGAGAATGCGGTGAATCGCATTCTGAAAGATTTCGTGAGGGCCTGCCGGCCGAAATGGTGTCAGGTGCGCGGCGAGTTTAATATTCGGGGGGGGATGAGAAGTATTATTGAAGTAGAATATCCCCGAAAAAGGAGGAGAGATGAGAAAAAGGGTTAA
- a CDS encoding lamin tail domain-containing protein has translation MFLFSLLLIQQVVINEVMANPKGKTGPGSPEDRNEFVELYNNSQDTFNLLGWRISDFDAWDTIVSWRDSLILQRYPKLKINTTILPPKTYALILDLEYTQTGNGEYVMPYDFPESLIVLTVGNTTIGDELAMNDSLILYSPDSSITSTFSFPRPTKDGFSLERIHPTKPDSLENWIESLDSSGSTPGRENSSLTYINPEISNLMVRKKEKVSFSVRLKNPSYADCGYWEVRFRVNGAAIGKIVGESLEPKRETVLFFFPETLPSGRLEVKASLFCPKDKDTANNFLTVYFVNQREEILIFPPVFSPDNDGKDDSLYIYLSLTEGSDLTIEVFNLKGRKVKRIYQGKYEKSEEIFWDGRDDNGKLLPRGIYIITITYQMGREKRFIKKSCLLAGKTKR, from the coding sequence GTGTTTCTCTTTTCTCTTCTCTTAATTCAACAGGTGGTCATTAATGAAGTTATGGCCAATCCCAAAGGGAAAACCGGACCAGGCTCTCCTGAAGACCGGAATGAATTTGTTGAATTGTATAACAACTCGCAAGATACCTTTAATCTCTTAGGCTGGCGAATCTCAGATTTTGACGCCTGGGATACTATCGTTTCCTGGCGGGATTCTCTAATCTTACAAAGATACCCAAAATTAAAAATCAATACCACAATTCTCCCCCCCAAGACCTATGCCCTAATTTTGGACTTAGAATATACTCAAACCGGAAATGGAGAATATGTTATGCCCTACGACTTCCCAGAAAGTCTAATCGTGTTAACAGTTGGCAATACGACCATCGGTGATGAGTTGGCAATGAACGACTCTTTAATCCTCTATTCTCCGGATTCCTCAATCACCTCCACATTTTCCTTTCCCCGCCCAACCAAAGATGGTTTCTCCTTAGAAAGGATTCATCCCACTAAACCGGACAGTTTAGAGAACTGGATTGAATCCCTTGACAGTTCTGGCTCTACCCCCGGAAGAGAGAACTCCTCCCTCACTTATATCAACCCGGAAATCTCCAACCTGATGGTAAGAAAAAAGGAGAAGGTATCTTTCTCCGTTAGATTAAAAAATCCCTCCTATGCGGATTGTGGTTACTGGGAGGTTAGATTCCGGGTAAATGGCGCGGCCATTGGGAAAATTGTGGGGGAAAGCCTGGAACCAAAAAGGGAAACCGTGCTCTTCTTCTTTCCCGAAACTCTCCCCTCCGGCCGGTTGGAGGTCAAAGCCTCTCTCTTTTGTCCTAAGGACAAAGATACAGCCAATAACTTCTTAACTGTTTATTTTGTCAACCAAAGAGAAGAGATTCTCATTTTCCCCCCGGTCTTCTCGCCCGATAATGATGGGAAAGACGACTCCCTTTATATCTACCTCTCCTTAACCGAGGGAAGCGATTTAACGATTGAAGTCTTTAATCTTAAAGGAAGGAAGGTAAAAAGGATTTATCAAGGTAAATATGAAAAAAGTGAGGAGATTTTTTGGGACGGTCGGGATGATAATGGGAAATTATTACCCAGAGGGATTTATATTATCACCATTACCTACCAGATGGGGAGAGAGAAGAGATTTATTAAAAAGAGTTGCCTCTTGGCTGGTAAAACCAAAAGATGA
- the ssb gene encoding single-stranded DNA-binding protein: MAEIRLGNLNYVVLMGRSTQDSELRYTPKGTPVCNFRIAIDENIKDKETGEWKKVSSFFNVITYSRSAELCGERIKKGSAVIVEGRLRSRDWTDQQGQKRYVVEIIARRVQILDKVPPTEAPEVPEEIEIPEENIDDLPF; the protein is encoded by the coding sequence ATGGCAGAAATAAGATTGGGAAATCTCAATTATGTGGTCCTAATGGGACGTTCCACCCAGGATTCGGAACTCCGTTATACCCCAAAAGGGACACCGGTCTGTAATTTTCGCATTGCGATCGATGAGAATATAAAGGATAAGGAGACAGGGGAGTGGAAAAAAGTCTCCAGTTTTTTTAATGTCATCACCTACAGCCGGAGTGCGGAACTCTGTGGGGAACGAATTAAAAAGGGGAGCGCGGTCATCGTGGAAGGGAGATTAAGAAGTCGGGATTGGACCGATCAACAAGGGCAAAAGAGATATGTCGTAGAAATTATTGCCCGGCGTGTTCAGATTCTTGATAAGGTCCCACCCACCGAAGCCCCAGAAGTCCCAGAGGAGATTGAAATCCCAGAAGAGAATATTGATGATCTCCCTTTTTAA
- the rpsF gene encoding 30S ribosomal protein S6, with the protein MNVYESVLIVSGKLSQETVEELANEFKNLFLTCGVQEPEITKIEKKRFAHPIRKIDEGYYLFIRFSALPESLKKIEENLRHNEKILRSAFLKVEGALKG; encoded by the coding sequence ATGAATGTTTACGAATCGGTTTTAATAGTCTCTGGGAAATTAAGCCAAGAGACAGTGGAGGAATTGGCTAACGAGTTTAAGAATCTCTTTCTTACTTGCGGCGTGCAGGAACCGGAGATTACGAAAATTGAGAAAAAGAGATTCGCTCATCCGATAAGGAAGATAGACGAGGGTTACTACCTCTTCATCCGCTTTTCCGCCCTACCTGAGTCCTTAAAGAAGATTGAAGAAAACCTCCGACACAATGAGAAAATTCTGAGAAGTGCCTTTCTCAAGGTAGAAGGGGCATTAAAAGGATAG